One Deinococcus roseus DNA window includes the following coding sequences:
- a CDS encoding DUF423 domain-containing protein: protein MTLFYAALMGALAVAFGAFGAHALKSMLSPDVLATFETGVRYQMYHALALLALGAARFQSKGILFLFIGTLIFSGSLYVLALTGIKVLGAITPIGGVLQIVGWVMVALDARRARM, encoded by the coding sequence ATGACCCTGTTTTATGCTGCCCTGATGGGTGCCCTTGCGGTGGCTTTTGGTGCCTTTGGTGCCCATGCCCTGAAATCCATGCTTTCTCCTGATGTGCTGGCCACCTTTGAAACCGGGGTGCGTTACCAGATGTACCATGCGCTGGCTTTGCTGGCTTTAGGGGCAGCGCGCTTTCAGAGCAAGGGCATTTTGTTTTTGTTCATTGGAACCCTCATCTTCTCTGGCAGCCTGTATGTGCTGGCCCTGACCGGAATCAAGGTGCTGGGGGCCATCACACCCATTGGTGGGGTGCTGCAAATTGTGGGCTGGGTGATGGTGGCTCTGGATGCCCGCAGAGCCCGGATGTGA
- a CDS encoding DNA alkylation repair protein encodes MNANDFVAAVQEKMEAMRDPEQAVPMQKYMKDRFAFLGIKMPERTALSRPLVRALEPAEALMAAEMLWTLPEREHQYVGVDVLGQHVKALQATDLQRVRSLIQLHSWWDTVDVLASRVVGHLVRQDADLLPQMDVWSQDQDFWVRRTAILHQLSYKKHTDEARLFAYALHNASDTEFFIRKAIGWALREYAKTSPEKVLQFVQANRARFSGLTVREALKHF; translated from the coding sequence TTGAATGCCAATGATTTTGTGGCTGCTGTGCAAGAAAAGATGGAAGCCATGCGCGATCCTGAGCAGGCTGTTCCAATGCAAAAATACATGAAAGACAGGTTTGCTTTTCTGGGCATCAAAATGCCTGAGCGCACCGCCCTTTCCAGACCTCTGGTGCGTGCCCTTGAACCAGCAGAAGCCCTGATGGCAGCAGAAATGTTGTGGACGCTGCCTGAACGGGAACACCAGTATGTGGGGGTGGATGTGCTGGGCCAGCATGTCAAAGCTTTACAGGCCACAGACCTGCAAAGGGTGCGCTCGCTTATCCAGTTGCATTCCTGGTGGGACACCGTGGATGTGCTGGCTTCCCGGGTGGTGGGGCATCTGGTCAGACAGGATGCAGATTTGCTGCCCCAGATGGATGTGTGGAGCCAGGATCAGGATTTCTGGGTCAGAAGAACCGCCATTTTGCACCAGTTGAGTTACAAAAAGCACACCGATGAAGCGAGGCTTTTTGCATATGCCCTGCACAATGCCAGCGACACCGAATTCTTCATCCGCAAAGCCATCGGGTGGGCACTGCGGGAATACGCCAAAACCAGTCCCGAGAAGGTGCTGCAGTTCGTTCAGGCAAACCGGGCACGCTTCTCAGGGTTGACGGTCAGGGAGGCTTTAAAGCACTTTTAA
- a CDS encoding tetratricopeptide repeat protein, with translation MLAKHLMLSLMLSGAAFAQSRGAVSWFHPGSPQDAETAALLSYDMAVNFGLLKPYQTQVFAAPLLTPQGPQLPMDVLYQEGFTEPTLPEHLLVLQDALGVKTVIGGQVKGGEVVLLLRQGDQDQQVTVTADPKNLRTATLKKVAELLKTSLVIPKLAPAALAAPLQDLEKLDLLSAVAPYKDAKDAAVKAFFDTLIAPKNTLDVAYQAILQGPKQLLDLDVKEAPSLVSYQALYLEQNGQTTAALDLLAKSKFPYARTLSEVIAMTRGQELPENWPPEKRGVLTAAQAVILKNTGVTVKDTREALYQFLPHSEYALSEYSFLAFDQNNFQAARTVLERLVSINPNKPLYHTNLGWAQYKTGDALKALLSTNKALQINPEDEIAAYNLGLYNFTLGNDASARQAYDYAFSLGSYKDTQMALADLEESPDPRSHFYSGVLYEQLGNFPKAFQNIKQYMTLTLSASEQENAQGIADRVDQAHCDFELKDQPWFTVKGEAIQQIKQGEFLQANFNVRCSVVLPMPVTVKYTLSQNGEVYSAAEFTPALKPSTLGFRISEPLIPLQEIKEGELKSEIQVTGANGVTKTFTQIFQVQGQATLLERLNSAGLQMVNLYGNPVVNKDPVADLGRQLQTLFQDPVRFKAMYPGLSAEQLVQVQAITPEKIQQVLDQVLARVGADVAPGSKIFFPDVYISYVLQPEAQPAEDQPAAP, from the coding sequence ATGCTTGCAAAACACCTGATGTTAAGTTTGATGCTCAGTGGTGCCGCCTTTGCACAGTCCAGAGGAGCCGTCAGCTGGTTTCATCCTGGTTCTCCTCAGGATGCTGAGACAGCGGCATTGTTGTCTTATGATATGGCCGTCAATTTTGGCCTGTTGAAGCCTTACCAGACCCAGGTGTTTGCTGCCCCCCTCCTGACCCCTCAGGGACCCCAGTTGCCCATGGATGTGCTGTACCAGGAAGGTTTTACAGAACCCACGCTCCCAGAACACCTGCTGGTGCTGCAAGACGCACTGGGTGTGAAGACCGTGATTGGGGGTCAGGTCAAAGGGGGAGAGGTGGTGTTGCTGCTGCGTCAGGGAGACCAGGACCAGCAAGTTACTGTCACGGCAGATCCCAAAAACCTCAGAACCGCCACACTCAAAAAAGTGGCGGAACTGCTGAAGACCTCTCTGGTGATCCCCAAACTGGCTCCTGCAGCACTGGCTGCACCGCTGCAGGATCTGGAAAAACTGGATTTGCTCTCTGCCGTGGCCCCTTACAAAGATGCCAAAGATGCCGCTGTCAAGGCGTTCTTTGACACCCTGATTGCCCCAAAAAACACCCTGGATGTGGCCTATCAGGCCATCTTGCAGGGCCCCAAACAACTGCTGGATCTGGATGTCAAAGAGGCCCCCAGCCTGGTCAGTTATCAGGCCCTGTATCTGGAGCAGAACGGACAGACCACAGCAGCCCTGGATCTGCTGGCAAAATCCAAATTCCCCTATGCCCGCACCCTCTCAGAAGTGATTGCCATGACCCGTGGGCAGGAATTGCCTGAAAACTGGCCGCCTGAGAAAAGGGGTGTGCTGACTGCAGCACAGGCCGTGATCCTCAAGAACACCGGTGTGACTGTGAAAGACACCCGTGAAGCCCTCTACCAGTTCTTGCCCCATTCTGAGTACGCCCTGTCTGAATACAGTTTCCTGGCCTTTGACCAGAACAATTTTCAGGCAGCCCGCACGGTGCTGGAGCGTCTGGTTTCCATCAATCCCAACAAACCCCTGTACCACACCAACCTGGGCTGGGCACAATACAAAACAGGAGATGCTTTAAAAGCGTTGCTGTCCACCAACAAGGCCCTGCAGATCAACCCCGAAGATGAAATTGCTGCCTACAACCTGGGGCTTTACAACTTCACCCTGGGCAATGATGCAAGTGCCCGTCAGGCCTACGATTATGCCTTCAGTCTGGGAAGCTACAAAGACACCCAGATGGCCCTTGCTGACCTGGAAGAAAGTCCGGATCCCAGATCCCACTTCTACAGCGGGGTGCTTTACGAGCAACTGGGCAATTTCCCCAAAGCTTTCCAGAACATCAAACAGTACATGACCCTGACCCTGAGCGCATCAGAGCAGGAGAATGCCCAGGGCATCGCAGACCGGGTGGATCAGGCCCACTGTGACTTTGAATTGAAAGACCAGCCCTGGTTCACGGTCAAAGGGGAAGCCATCCAGCAGATCAAGCAAGGCGAGTTCTTGCAGGCGAACTTCAATGTGCGTTGCTCGGTGGTGTTGCCCATGCCCGTGACCGTGAAATACACCCTCAGCCAGAACGGAGAGGTGTACTCCGCAGCAGAATTCACCCCTGCCCTGAAACCTTCCACACTGGGCTTCCGCATTTCTGAGCCCCTCATTCCCTTGCAGGAAATCAAAGAAGGAGAACTGAAAAGTGAAATCCAGGTGACCGGAGCCAACGGGGTCACAAAGACCTTCACCCAGATTTTCCAGGTTCAGGGGCAGGCCACCCTGCTGGAGCGCCTGAACAGTGCAGGCCTGCAGATGGTCAACCTGTATGGCAATCCTGTGGTGAACAAGGACCCGGTGGCAGACCTGGGCAGACAGTTGCAAACCCTGTTTCAGGACCCGGTGCGTTTCAAAGCCATGTACCCCGGTCTGAGCGCCGAACAACTGGTGCAGGTGCAGGCCATCACACCAGAGAAAATCCAGCAGGTGCTGGACCAGGTGCTGGCCCGGGTGGGGGCAGATGTGGCTCCTGGCAGCAAAATTTTCTTCCCGGATGTGTACATCTCTTACGTGTTGCAACCTGAAGCCCAACCTGCAGAAGACCAGCCTGCAGCGCCCTGA
- the mutM gene encoding bifunctional DNA-formamidopyrimidine glycosylase/DNA-(apurinic or apyrimidinic site) lyase translates to MPELPEVETTRKLIEPFVLGQVIEAIDHEKNHRYTDLANVVGKRITELTRRGKYIIAHFEEPLEMIVHLGMTGGFRLQEGKHTRVTLKTAKGTVYFQDARKFGKWQVVPKGEYAALPTLHEMGPEPLSDDFKLEDFVKEMRHAGKVKPHLMSQKPVAGLGNIYADEALWHAQIHPEAVNLSEEQSTRLYHAIRQVIARAVEAGGSTLSDQTYAQLDGNPGYFQLDHVAYARDGKPCKRCGTPLEKYWLAQRGTHYCPTCQKL, encoded by the coding sequence ATGCCAGAGTTGCCAGAAGTGGAAACCACCCGCAAGCTGATCGAACCCTTTGTGCTCGGTCAGGTGATCGAGGCCATCGACCACGAAAAAAACCACCGTTACACCGACCTCGCCAATGTGGTCGGGAAACGCATCACGGAACTCACCCGCCGTGGAAAGTACATCATTGCCCACTTTGAAGAGCCCCTGGAGATGATTGTCCATCTGGGCATGACTGGAGGCTTCCGTTTGCAGGAAGGCAAACACACCCGGGTCACCCTGAAAACCGCAAAAGGCACCGTGTATTTCCAGGATGCCCGCAAATTTGGCAAATGGCAGGTGGTCCCAAAAGGGGAGTATGCAGCCCTGCCCACCCTGCATGAGATGGGTCCAGAACCCCTCAGCGATGACTTCAAGCTGGAAGACTTCGTGAAGGAAATGCGTCATGCAGGCAAGGTCAAACCCCACCTGATGTCCCAGAAACCTGTGGCTGGACTGGGCAACATTTACGCCGATGAAGCGCTCTGGCACGCCCAGATCCACCCGGAAGCGGTGAACCTCTCAGAGGAACAATCCACCCGTCTGTACCACGCCATCCGTCAGGTGATCGCCCGTGCTGTTGAAGCCGGAGGCAGCACCCTTTCAGACCAGACTTATGCGCAACTGGATGGGAATCCTGGTTATTTCCAGCTGGACCATGTGGCCTACGCCAGGGATGGGAAGCCCTGCAAGCGGTGCGGCACCCCTCTGGAGAAATACTGGCTGGCCCAGCGGGGAACCCATTACTGCCCCACCTGTCAGAAGCTTTAA
- a CDS encoding OsmC family protein produces the protein MAVKKMVLHHLGEQRYVGMNETGQQVLFDNSDVKVGVRPMEALLGALAACTAVDVVEIMRKRKTPLATYRIEAEGERAEGIPARYIKVTLKHIGSGPGVTKEQLEKAAHLSHEKYCSVAASLNFPVEVTAEVEN, from the coding sequence ATGGCTGTGAAGAAAATGGTTTTGCATCACCTCGGAGAACAGCGTTACGTGGGCATGAACGAAACAGGGCAACAGGTGCTCTTTGACAACAGTGATGTGAAGGTGGGCGTGCGACCCATGGAGGCCTTGCTGGGCGCTCTGGCCGCCTGCACCGCCGTGGATGTGGTGGAGATCATGCGCAAACGCAAGACCCCCCTCGCCACCTACCGCATCGAGGCCGAAGGCGAACGGGCCGAGGGCATCCCTGCCAGATACATCAAAGTCACCCTGAAACACATTGGCAGTGGTCCTGGGGTCACAAAAGAACAACTTGAAAAAGCTGCCCATCTTTCCCACGAAAAATACTGCTCTGTGGCCGCTTCCCTGAATTTTCCCGTGGAAGTGACTGCCGAAGTGGAAAACTGA
- a CDS encoding ethanolamine ammonia-lyase subunit EutB, whose translation MHRIKLGQTTHLFADLKTLLAKASPEKSGDHLAGLAAVSQTERVAARHLLDELPLTVFLQDLLIPYEEDEVTRLIVNSHDRAAFQEIASLTVGEFREFLLDPQTTTEKLTDLKWAITPEMAAAVSKLMRNQDLITVARKCRVVTAFRSTVGLEGHFSTRLQPNHPTDDPKGILASMLDGLMLGIGDAVMGINPALDQVDSVCNLLNLMDDLRLKLDLPTQSCVLTHVTNQIQAIEKGAPMDLIFQSIAGTEKANKGFGIDTGLLHEAHQAGLSLNRGTVGNNIMYFETGQGSALSAEAHHGVDQQTLEARAYGLARLYNPHLVNTVVGFIGPEYLYDGKQIIRAGLEDHFCGKLLGLPMGVDICYTNHAEADQDDMDVLLTLLAASGVNFIMGVPGADDIMLHYQSTSFHDAWYVRDVFGLRPAPEFEAWMERFQITNGGKLAPNIPANLLNLALPSGGRA comes from the coding sequence ATGCACCGAATCAAGCTGGGCCAGACCACCCACCTTTTTGCAGACCTCAAAACCCTGCTGGCAAAAGCGTCTCCAGAGAAATCCGGGGACCATCTTGCTGGTCTGGCTGCCGTTTCCCAGACCGAACGGGTGGCAGCAAGGCACCTGCTGGACGAATTGCCCCTGACGGTGTTCCTGCAGGATTTGCTCATTCCTTACGAGGAAGATGAAGTCACCCGCCTGATTGTGAACTCCCATGATCGGGCTGCATTTCAGGAGATTGCTTCCCTGACCGTGGGCGAATTCCGTGAATTTCTGCTGGACCCCCAGACCACCACCGAAAAACTGACAGACCTCAAGTGGGCCATCACACCGGAAATGGCAGCAGCGGTGAGCAAACTGATGCGCAATCAGGACCTGATCACCGTGGCCCGCAAGTGCCGGGTGGTCACGGCTTTTCGCAGCACGGTGGGTCTGGAGGGGCACTTTTCGACACGGCTGCAACCCAACCATCCCACCGATGATCCAAAAGGCATTCTGGCTTCCATGCTGGACGGTCTGATGCTGGGCATCGGGGACGCAGTGATGGGCATCAATCCGGCACTGGATCAGGTGGATTCCGTCTGCAACCTGCTGAACCTGATGGACGACCTGAGGCTGAAGCTGGACTTGCCCACCCAGTCCTGTGTGCTGACCCATGTCACCAACCAGATTCAGGCCATCGAAAAAGGCGCACCCATGGACCTGATTTTCCAGAGCATTGCAGGCACAGAAAAAGCCAACAAGGGATTTGGCATCGATACTGGCTTGCTGCATGAAGCCCATCAGGCCGGGCTTTCCCTGAACAGGGGCACGGTGGGCAACAATATCATGTACTTCGAGACTGGACAGGGAAGCGCACTTTCTGCAGAGGCCCACCATGGCGTGGACCAGCAAACCCTGGAGGCACGGGCTTATGGTCTGGCCCGCCTGTACAATCCCCATCTGGTCAACACGGTGGTGGGATTCATTGGCCCCGAATACCTCTATGACGGCAAGCAGATCATCCGGGCAGGTCTGGAAGACCACTTCTGCGGGAAACTGCTGGGCCTTCCCATGGGTGTGGACATCTGCTACACCAACCACGCCGAGGCAGACCAGGACGACATGGACGTGTTGTTGACTTTGCTGGCGGCTTCTGGAGTGAATTTCATCATGGGGGTGCCGGGAGCAGACGACATCATGTTGCATTACCAGAGCACCTCTTTCCACGATGCCTGGTATGTGCGGGATGTGTTTGGACTGAGACCTGCCCCGGAATTTGAAGCCTGGATGGAACGCTTTCAGATCACCAATGGTGGCAAACTGGCCCCGAACATCCCTGCAAACCTGCTGAACCTGGCCCTGCCTTCAGGAGGACGGGCATGA
- the eutC gene encoding ethanolamine ammonia-lyase subunit EutC, whose protein sequence is MNDPPEKPAFLDLLKQFTHARVGLERVGHAVTTAETLNFQLSHAAARDAIHQPADFVGIQQQLEAQHLKVLQVHSQASDRTQYLKRPDLGRLLHPEDQEKLQNMQLATRDVVIVIGDGLSATAINQHAVRMALKLVLALQQNGFSVAPLVLASQARVALADPIGELLQARLSILLIGERPGLSSSDSLGAYLTYGPRQGRMDSERNCVSNINPKGLSDETAIQSLLFLVREALRLQFSGVQLKDESGTHMLTD, encoded by the coding sequence ATGAACGACCCTCCAGAAAAACCTGCCTTCCTGGACCTCCTGAAACAGTTCACCCATGCCAGGGTGGGGCTGGAACGGGTGGGACATGCGGTCACCACAGCTGAGACCCTGAATTTCCAGCTGTCCCATGCTGCAGCCAGAGATGCCATTCACCAGCCGGCGGATTTTGTGGGCATACAGCAGCAACTGGAAGCCCAACATCTGAAAGTGCTGCAGGTGCATTCTCAGGCCTCAGACCGCACCCAGTACCTCAAAAGGCCCGATCTGGGAAGGTTGCTGCATCCTGAAGATCAAGAGAAACTGCAAAACATGCAACTGGCAACAAGAGATGTGGTGATCGTGATTGGGGATGGCCTGTCTGCCACAGCCATCAACCAGCATGCTGTCAGGATGGCCCTCAAACTGGTGCTGGCTTTGCAGCAAAACGGATTTTCAGTGGCTCCATTGGTGCTGGCTTCCCAGGCCAGGGTCGCCCTTGCCGATCCAATTGGGGAACTCCTGCAGGCCAGACTGTCCATCCTGCTGATCGGGGAAAGGCCCGGACTCTCTTCCAGCGACAGCCTGGGGGCTTACCTGACCTATGGCCCCAGACAGGGCCGCATGGATTCAGAGCGCAACTGCGTGTCCAACATCAACCCAAAAGGCCTTTCAGATGAAACCGCCATCCAGTCTCTGCTTTTTCTGGTCCGAGAGGCCCTGCGGTTGCAATTCAGTGGGGTGCAGCTCAAAGACGAATCTGGCACCCACATGCTCACAGATTGA
- a CDS encoding HAD family hydrolase: MKLLIWDFDGTLGHREMDFKTAWSTTAKELLAEHHPEIAYTGGMLGAGFPWHTWETPHENQHPDDYWNQIAQVYHQLFETLGLQKQAPALSQKVRSQFCDLQKWHLYPDTLAVLEALALQGYTQVILSNHVPELEQIVRHLGLSRVFDHIFSSGTTGFEKPHPESYQMVLRKYPQATRVTMLGDNRKADVIEPQKQGIRGILVRAVDIELLSVPGLDCLLQGVL, translated from the coding sequence ATGAAACTTCTGATCTGGGATTTTGATGGAACACTGGGCCATCGGGAAATGGATTTCAAAACGGCATGGAGCACCACAGCAAAAGAACTTCTGGCAGAGCACCATCCAGAAATTGCATATACGGGCGGCATGCTGGGTGCAGGTTTTCCCTGGCACACCTGGGAAACCCCCCATGAAAACCAGCATCCAGACGATTACTGGAACCAGATTGCACAGGTGTACCACCAGCTTTTTGAAACGTTGGGCCTTCAGAAACAGGCCCCTGCCCTCAGCCAGAAAGTGCGCTCCCAGTTCTGTGACCTTCAAAAGTGGCACCTCTACCCGGACACCCTCGCTGTGCTGGAAGCGCTGGCTTTGCAAGGTTACACCCAGGTGATCCTGTCCAACCATGTGCCAGAACTGGAGCAAATCGTGAGGCATCTGGGTCTGTCCAGGGTTTTTGACCACATCTTCAGCAGTGGCACCACCGGATTCGAAAAACCCCACCCGGAAAGTTACCAGATGGTCTTGCGAAAATACCCTCAGGCCACCCGGGTGACCATGCTGGGAGACAACCGCAAAGCAGATGTGATTGAACCCCAGAAGCAGGGCATCCGGGGCATTCTGGTGCGGGCTGTGGACATCGAACTTCTCAGTGTTCCCGGGCTGGATTGCCTGTTGCAAGGCGTTCTTTAA
- a CDS encoding VWD domain-containing protein: MKQHIPAFSALTLTLILASCNSTPPVGSTTENQISQQAATYLVRGTDMGPLYQNIRVTTGGVGYTGADVRVNTINMPHTSGGLYQGNLGSAVAVGNGITLAVRTPDGIVQARDWVPGAPVVNAPVAATTVNAASPLPVAWNSSYAIDPDRIVVSATWSCGVGCGTGWNSPDLPGTTHNYTIPAGTLPADKAVKIRVYAYNDGTETFSGPFASGSRMAIRNGNEKGIDITTAPANSTICTSWGDPHLTSCDGLGIEFQSTGEFDLSLSTVNPFRVQVRQRPWGGSSTVSVNTAVATSMNGFKAGIYVGAAPNLHIGPAGTPTNIPAGGLNMGGGYIVTQAGNKYTFSYPTGEKMEATLNGAYIDVKLILPPSAQTRVRGLLGNFDGNTANDFQLRNGVVLPNPIDFNTMYTTYADSWRVPSPAQSLFYYGAGEAFGGFNVPNFPSALPAMTSVQETNAKTQCQNNGVVDPLLLQACAIDLVQTGNPQFIDSAKKAAAPVIPVKILLPDLKVAVSGPSAAHAGEDISAFVKMTAYNVGNGTAKGTLTAGVNGYMLDLILSTDTVTPNTWAIYSPNYSEDVLLLGGRASNTDDLGAGASKTYPIGAGIPKDTPTGNYYICAKVDAGNKITEWLENNNGNCFKIFIQGN; encoded by the coding sequence ATGAAACAGCACATTCCAGCCTTCAGTGCACTGACCCTCACCCTCATTCTCGCATCCTGTAACAGCACCCCTCCCGTTGGGTCCACCACCGAAAACCAGATTTCCCAGCAGGCCGCCACCTACCTGGTGCGGGGCACCGACATGGGTCCCCTTTACCAGAACATTCGCGTGACCACCGGAGGCGTGGGTTACACCGGAGCCGACGTGCGGGTCAACACCATCAACATGCCCCACACCTCTGGCGGGCTGTACCAGGGCAATCTGGGCTCTGCAGTGGCTGTGGGCAACGGCATCACGCTGGCTGTGCGCACCCCGGATGGCATCGTGCAGGCCAGAGACTGGGTTCCCGGAGCACCTGTTGTGAACGCTCCGGTGGCTGCCACCACCGTGAATGCTGCTTCTCCCCTGCCCGTGGCCTGGAACAGCAGCTACGCCATCGACCCGGACCGCATCGTGGTGAGCGCCACCTGGTCCTGTGGTGTGGGATGCGGAACCGGCTGGAATTCCCCCGACCTCCCTGGCACCACCCACAACTACACCATTCCCGCTGGCACCCTGCCCGCCGACAAAGCCGTGAAAATCCGCGTTTACGCCTACAACGACGGCACCGAAACCTTCAGTGGTCCCTTTGCCAGCGGATCCAGAATGGCCATCCGCAACGGCAATGAAAAAGGCATCGACATCACCACTGCACCCGCCAACAGCACCATCTGCACCAGCTGGGGCGATCCCCACCTGACCAGCTGTGACGGTCTGGGCATTGAATTCCAGAGCACCGGTGAATTTGACCTGAGCCTCTCCACAGTGAACCCCTTCCGGGTGCAGGTGCGCCAGCGCCCCTGGGGCGGCAGCAGCACCGTCAGCGTGAACACCGCCGTCGCCACCTCCATGAACGGCTTCAAAGCAGGAATTTATGTCGGAGCCGCACCAAACCTGCACATCGGTCCTGCAGGCACCCCCACCAACATTCCGGCAGGCGGTTTGAACATGGGCGGAGGGTACATCGTCACCCAGGCAGGCAACAAGTACACCTTCAGCTACCCCACCGGCGAGAAGATGGAAGCCACCCTGAACGGCGCTTACATTGATGTGAAGCTGATCCTGCCCCCCAGTGCACAGACCCGCGTTCGTGGCCTCCTCGGCAACTTTGACGGCAACACCGCCAACGACTTCCAGCTGAGAAACGGCGTGGTGCTCCCCAACCCCATCGACTTCAACACCATGTACACCACCTACGCAGACAGCTGGCGTGTTCCTTCCCCAGCCCAGTCCCTGTTCTACTACGGTGCTGGAGAAGCCTTCGGCGGGTTCAACGTCCCCAACTTCCCCTCGGCCCTGCCTGCCATGACCTCGGTGCAGGAAACCAACGCCAAGACCCAGTGCCAGAACAATGGTGTGGTGGATCCCCTGCTGCTGCAAGCCTGCGCCATCGACCTGGTGCAAACCGGAAACCCCCAGTTCATCGACAGCGCCAAGAAAGCCGCTGCTCCCGTGATTCCCGTGAAGATCCTGCTTCCTGACCTGAAAGTGGCCGTCTCTGGACCCTCTGCAGCCCACGCTGGCGAAGACATCAGTGCCTTCGTGAAAATGACTGCCTACAACGTTGGAAACGGCACCGCCAAAGGCACCCTGACCGCCGGAGTGAACGGATACATGCTGGACCTGATCCTCTCCACGGACACCGTCACCCCCAACACCTGGGCCATCTACTCTCCAAACTACAGTGAAGATGTGCTGCTGCTGGGTGGCCGGGCCAGCAACACCGATGACCTGGGTGCCGGAGCCAGCAAGACCTACCCCATCGGCGCAGGCATCCCCAAAGACACCCCCACCGGCAACTACTACATCTGCGCCAAAGTGGACGCGGGCAACAAGATCACCGAATGGCTGGAAAACAACAACGGCAACTGCTTCAAGATCTTCATCCAGGGCAACTGA
- a CDS encoding low temperature requirement protein A: MTEPHVSEAPASQGETNLRVSTLELFFDLVFVFIITQVTHLVAHPHDALDFAKAALILGVTWWMYGGYAWLTNNVSTGRTLNRFLLLLGMGSFLMVAISVPKAFDGGGFLFGVAYLLITCIHAFLFTRAQSAASARAIFSIAPFNLISAALVLLAGFVHAEWDWWLWGGAFLIQVLSPIIGRVRGFSVSSAHFVERHGLVMIIALGESIVTLGTGASEETLSANLILKVLLGLMLTAALWWSYFETDDPRAEAAMESVEGPARSVMAVRAYGYAHYIMLLGVIFSAGGLNNFLSHKEEHALIEPGMLLALGLFIYLLGDVLFRFWLGIDRLKFRFVFAVLALALGFVLQHVGNLVQLSGFTLLLVLMLVLESKLQKAEG, translated from the coding sequence GTGACTGAACCTCATGTGAGTGAAGCTCCAGCTTCTCAGGGTGAAACCAACCTCAGGGTCTCCACCCTGGAACTGTTTTTTGATCTGGTTTTTGTGTTCATCATCACGCAGGTCACCCATCTGGTGGCCCATCCCCATGACGCTCTGGATTTTGCAAAGGCAGCCCTCATTCTGGGCGTCACCTGGTGGATGTACGGAGGTTACGCCTGGCTCACCAACAACGTCAGCACCGGACGCACCCTCAACCGTTTTTTGCTGCTGCTGGGCATGGGCAGTTTTCTGATGGTCGCCATTTCGGTGCCAAAGGCTTTTGATGGGGGTGGCTTTCTGTTCGGGGTGGCTTACCTGCTGATCACCTGCATTCACGCCTTCCTGTTCACCCGTGCACAGTCTGCAGCTTCTGCCAGGGCCATTTTCAGCATCGCCCCTTTCAACCTGATCAGTGCCGCTCTGGTTTTGCTGGCAGGTTTTGTTCATGCCGAATGGGACTGGTGGCTGTGGGGAGGAGCTTTCCTGATTCAGGTGCTCAGTCCCATCATCGGCAGGGTGCGAGGGTTCTCGGTCAGCAGTGCCCACTTTGTGGAGCGGCACGGACTGGTGATGATCATTGCCCTCGGTGAATCCATTGTCACCCTGGGCACAGGGGCCAGCGAAGAAACCCTGTCTGCAAACCTGATCCTGAAAGTCCTGCTGGGCCTGATGCTCACCGCTGCCCTGTGGTGGAGTTACTTTGAAACCGATGATCCCAGAGCCGAAGCGGCCATGGAATCCGTGGAAGGTCCAGCCCGCAGCGTGATGGCTGTTCGGGCCTATGGTTATGCCCACTACATCATGCTGCTGGGTGTGATTTTCAGTGCTGGCGGCCTGAACAACTTCCTGTCGCATAAAGAAGAACACGCCCTGATTGAACCCGGAATGCTGCTGGCCCTGGGGCTCTTCATTTACCTGCTGGGAGATGTGCTGTTCCGGTTCTGGCTGGGCATAGACCGCCTGAAGTTCAGATTTGTCTTCGCTGTGCTGGCGCTGGCGCTGGGTTTTGTGCTGCAGCACGTCGGAAATCTGGTGCAGCTTTCTGGATTCACCTTGCTGCTGGTTTTGATGCTGGTGCTGGAGAGCAAGTTGCAGAAGGCAGAAGGATGA